In Agrobacterium tumefaciens, a single genomic region encodes these proteins:
- a CDS encoding HNH endonuclease: MDPTAHTVRDRLAYDASTGVFRWRVRPTSNIPAGTRAGCSNTSGWLIVIFGVVHRARRLAWIYTHGKIPEGMEVRVLNRDESDLRLCNLELSTVRQRMERHPKHHNNKIGAQGVCKQTLGQHVRFRAKLCREGRVIHTSSHPTLEEAIAARAEALRKYEANR; the protein is encoded by the coding sequence ATGGATCCAACCGCTCATACCGTTCGAGATCGCCTCGCCTACGACGCTTCGACAGGCGTTTTCCGCTGGAGAGTCCGGCCCACCTCAAACATTCCGGCCGGTACCAGGGCTGGTTGCTCCAATACGTCGGGATGGCTGATCGTCATTTTTGGCGTTGTCCATCGCGCCCGGCGGCTGGCCTGGATTTACACCCACGGCAAAATTCCAGAAGGCATGGAGGTCCGCGTTTTAAACCGAGACGAGTCGGATTTGCGGCTGTGCAATCTTGAACTTTCGACAGTGCGGCAGCGGATGGAGCGACACCCGAAACACCATAACAACAAGATCGGCGCGCAAGGCGTCTGTAAACAAACCCTAGGCCAACACGTCCGCTTTCGGGCAAAACTCTGTCGTGAAGGGCGCGTCATTCATACTTCCAGCCACCCGACGTTGGAAGAGGCTATTGCAGCCCGCGCAGAGGCTTTGCGGAAATACGAGGCGAACCGATGA
- a CDS encoding phage portal protein, with translation MKFFSRKSPVVDIKSLAEPTAEEFALFTGGLVSSTAVGLATAMTVPAVASAVHLLSSSIAALKLNVERKDGDAWVTDTDHPVATLLDGDVNDFTSSFEWVRDVIAGALTSDKGSLSHVNRVSAEVREVTAYEPSHFQVDYSADGRREPSFRINNRPTPGDEVVFVRGPFTRCPVTLASESIGVAKEMERHAGRLFRAGARPGGVIESPKAVGDEGMKKMIAAWRKAHEGSDNSGKTAVLFDGASFKTLSFSSVDSQFLQLWKFIILEVARAFRVPPQLLFDFDRATWNNAEQAGKEWLASLEFWMRPMEAAMRRGFFSREERATYRVKFERDDFTNVDLVSRATAASSLISSRALNPNEARTLLLDLPPYQGGETFANPNTGASQPRSTPAEKTSPPDQSKPNKEPGDDA, from the coding sequence ATGAAATTTTTTAGCCGCAAATCACCTGTCGTAGACATTAAGTCGCTTGCCGAGCCGACCGCCGAAGAGTTCGCCCTTTTCACCGGCGGTCTGGTCTCCTCGACTGCGGTCGGCCTCGCCACCGCGATGACCGTTCCGGCCGTCGCCTCGGCCGTTCATTTGCTGTCGTCTAGCATCGCTGCGCTCAAGCTGAATGTTGAGCGGAAGGACGGCGACGCCTGGGTGACGGACACCGATCATCCGGTGGCCACCTTGCTGGACGGCGACGTCAACGATTTCACATCCTCATTCGAATGGGTCCGTGATGTCATCGCCGGTGCTCTTACCTCCGACAAAGGCTCGCTGTCCCATGTTAACCGGGTTTCCGCCGAGGTCCGCGAAGTAACCGCTTACGAGCCCTCGCACTTCCAGGTGGACTACTCTGCGGACGGACGCCGGGAACCGTCGTTCCGGATCAACAACCGCCCGACACCTGGTGACGAGGTTGTGTTCGTCCGTGGTCCCTTCACCCGCTGCCCGGTAACACTGGCGTCCGAAAGCATTGGCGTCGCGAAGGAAATGGAGCGCCACGCCGGGCGTCTCTTCCGTGCCGGCGCCCGCCCTGGTGGCGTGATCGAAAGCCCGAAGGCCGTCGGCGACGAAGGCATGAAGAAAATGATTGCCGCGTGGCGAAAAGCTCACGAAGGCAGCGACAACAGCGGCAAAACTGCGGTGCTGTTTGATGGCGCGAGCTTTAAGACGTTGTCTTTCAGCTCGGTCGACAGTCAGTTTCTGCAGCTCTGGAAATTTATCATCCTCGAAGTCGCGCGCGCCTTTCGTGTGCCGCCGCAGCTTCTTTTCGATTTTGATAGGGCCACGTGGAATAACGCGGAACAGGCCGGCAAAGAATGGCTGGCCTCGCTAGAATTCTGGATGCGTCCGATGGAAGCTGCCATGCGGCGCGGGTTCTTCAGCCGTGAGGAACGCGCCACATACCGCGTTAAGTTCGAGCGCGACGATTTCACGAATGTCGACCTCGTCAGCCGAGCCACGGCCGCTAGCAGCCTCATCAGTTCCCGCGCCCTCAATCCGAACGAGGCAAGGACATTGCTGCTTGATCTCCCGCCGTATCAGGGCGGCGAGACTTTCGCCAATCCGAATACAGGCGCATCGCAGCCCAGATCTACACCAGCGGAAAAGACATCGCCCCCAGACCAGAGCAAGCCAAACAAGGAGCCGGGCGATGACGCTTGA
- a CDS encoding helix-turn-helix transcriptional regulator, with product MTTPIQLLSLKQVCQLTSLSRTGVNKARAGGRFPAAIDLDGRRIAFVKTEVEAWLSSKIEARNAKTPK from the coding sequence ATGACAACCCCCATACAGCTCCTCAGCCTCAAACAAGTATGCCAATTGACTTCGTTAAGCCGAACCGGCGTGAACAAAGCCCGCGCCGGCGGACGATTCCCCGCCGCCATTGACCTCGACGGACGTCGAATCGCTTTCGTCAAAACAGAAGTCGAAGCCTGGCTGTCTTCTAAGATCGAGGCCCGCAACGCCAAGACGCCTAAATGA
- a CDS encoding HK97 family phage prohead protease, giving the protein MERLFFETKIAATDTGEITGLAWPFGSADRVGDLIEPGSFKSATLPLPMLFGHDLNDPIGVWSSASEDSTGLQVKGNLLINDVARAREVHALVKSGAVRGLSVGFVTKKSVTRKGGGRTISALDLLEVSLVVVGMHPGARVTSAKSAIHAIAMAEAINRAAERLRG; this is encoded by the coding sequence ATGGAACGTCTCTTTTTCGAAACCAAGATCGCCGCAACCGATACCGGCGAAATCACCGGTCTGGCGTGGCCTTTCGGATCCGCTGACCGCGTTGGTGACCTCATTGAGCCGGGCAGCTTCAAGAGCGCGACGTTGCCGCTCCCAATGTTGTTTGGCCACGATCTGAACGACCCGATCGGCGTCTGGTCCTCTGCCTCGGAAGATAGCACCGGACTTCAGGTCAAGGGCAATCTTCTCATCAATGACGTGGCCCGCGCCCGCGAGGTGCATGCGCTGGTTAAGTCTGGCGCGGTGCGTGGCTTGAGCGTCGGATTCGTCACCAAAAAATCGGTCACTCGCAAAGGCGGTGGCCGAACGATCAGTGCGCTTGATCTCCTAGAAGTCTCGCTCGTCGTGGTCGGCATGCATCCCGGCGCGCGGGTGACAAGCGCGAAATCTGCAATCCACGCCATCGCAATGGCTGAAGCAATCAACCGCGCCGCCGAGCGCCTGAGAGGTTAA